TaccgataaaaaaataaaaaaaattacgacGACCTGAATATTCACCAGCTTGGTATGGATCCATGTTGTATCTATAATTGTAAGTATCAGTGAAATTGGAGCGAGACAAGAAATAGCGAGGAAGGGAGGAGCAATTTGTTTGTTGATCGACTCCTGGATCAACCACTCGGATAGTGAAATTATTGTAGTTGATTGCCTGCACATGATATTTTCCAGAGTACAAATGTAACACAGTAACATTGTTTTCACAAGCTAGCTCATACCTATTGTCGCCGCAGCTTTTAGGTTGGCCTTTTAATCGAAATGGGTAAGTTATGTTGGTGATTTTGCCGCAGGAAGAAAGGGGGCAACCATGATCTTGCTTCTTGGTAGCACAAATTTGCTGGACTAGAAGCAGTAGCAGGATCACCAATAACGCTCTCTCTCTCCACATGACGCCCAAACTGTTTGAAGTGCATACAAAATCAAAGttagatatttaaatttagaaCACAgacttgaaatatatatataagggacacattttttccttttacaaaATTCTGTGGTAATACTGATAGCCAAGTATGTGTTTGTATATGTTTTCCAAGTCACATCTACCCAAAAATCACCTCCAATTTACTAGTTGTTGACTTGCTTCTAGAATGACCTAAGTCATGTCCTAACCGCGTCGAGGATCCAAACATGTGTTGACTTGGACTGAGAAACCGCGTTTTCCCATTTTCTATCTGGTTTCTGCAACtgattattcaatacaaaataaaaaacataaaatctgttcaaacataaataatgttaaatattcACTGTGTTTCTATCTGgcacgaaaagaaaacaaaggacACGTTACTGAGATGACAGAGCCTCCTAGTGTGCTGCCCCTCCAAATAATGTTAATCCTTCTCCTTATCAAAAGTGGCAGCAGCAACAATGAGTGTGGGGAATGGTCTTGCGGCTCTGGCCAACCACCTATCAGATTTCCCTTCAAACTCATCAAGGGAATTAAAGATGAATGTGGTTATCCGGGGTTTTGTCTATATTgtactaaaaaaaatgagactaTGCTTGCTCTCTCCTCCGTAAAACTCCAAGTCAGTTACATAAACTACGAAAATCATGAAATTGGGTTGAAAGACCCGGAAAATTGCCTTCCGCACAAGTTTCTGCAAATCAACGATTCTCTTATTCATCCTTACAAATTTGACGATGAAGCTAAAACAAGTAAGTTGAGCTTCTTCAACTGTTCTTCAGTTGAGCATCAACACCTGAGAAACTACGAGCAGTCACTGTCAGACTCACAAGACATGATCTCCTGTCCGATTTATGTTTCTGATCTTGATGACAGTGTGCTCAGTTTGGACCTAACATCCTGTACCAAAATGTTCGATATCGTTACGCCAGTTTCGGCATACGGGATGCAGCGAAATTCGTTGGATTTAAGATGGTCCGAAGCAAATTGTAGTCAGTGCAAAGCAAAAGGCAAGAAATGTAAATGGAAGAACAACAGAGGTGACATCGAATGTTTCGACTGCAAGGACAAGCGAAAAACTATTCATGTTCCCAAATCTTTTATTTACTCTGCACCAGGTTAGATCAAACTCCTTCACACAACTTCACTTAGTctttttgcctcttttttcttttttaataaagtcTCCTACTGTTGTTATTGCAGGTTCGATTCTTTTGGGGTTCGTGGTTATTGTCGTTTTTAAGATCATATACCATTTTAGACAGAAACAAGAGGACCAAGCAAGGGTGGAGAAGTTCTTAGAGGAATACAGGGCAGAAAAGCCTGCAAGATTTACTTATGCTGATGTGAAAAGAATCACTGGTGGTTTTAAAGAGAAGCTAGGGGAAGGAGCTCATGGGGCTGTATTCAGAGGAAAACTTTCAAATGAGATTCTGGTGGCTGTGAAAATCCTCAATAATACAGAGGGAGAAGGGAAAGAGTTCATCAATGAAGTGGAAATTATGGGCAAAATCCACCACATCAATGTGGTTCGTTTGCTTGGCTATTGTGCTGAAGGAATCCATCGTGCTCTGGTCTACAATTTCTTTCCAAATGGTTCACTTCAAAGCTTCATATTTCCACCAGATGACAAGCAGAATTTCCTTGGCTGGGAGAAGCTGCAGAACATTGCTCTTGGTATAGCTAAAGGGATTGGGTATCTTCACCAAGGTTGTAACCATCCCATTATTCACTTTGACATCAATCCTCACAATGTGTTACTTGATGACAACTTCACTCcaaaaatttctgattttggcTTAGCAAAATTGTGTTCCAAGAATCCTAGTTTGGTGTCCATGACAGCTGCTAGGGGAACCTTGGGATACATTGCACCTGAAGTTTTCTCCAGAAACTTTGGGAATGTGTCTTATAAATCTGATATTTATAGTTACGGAATGTTGTTGTTAGAAATGGTTGGAGGAAGGAAGAATGTAGACACGTCTTCTGCAGAAGATTTCCATGTGTTGTACCCAGATTGGATGCATGACCTAGTTCATGGAGATGTACATATCCATGTTGAGGATGAAGGTGATGTTAAAATTGCAAGAAAACTAGCAATTGTTGGACTTTGGTGCATTCAGTGGCAGCCATTGAACCGgccatccataaaatctgtcaTACAAATGTTGGAAAGTAAAGAGGAAGACCTATTAACTGTTCCTCCTAATCCATTTCACTCATCTACTTCCACCATTCCTAGTGGATTCACTTCGGCAAGACTACCTTTGGAATTGGAAGTAATTCAAGAATGAGAAATTAACTTATTGATTTATTTACAACGGGAGATGATTAGTGTTTACACATATTTTGTTTTCTCCTCAGAAGTAAAAATTGTTGTGTTTGAATTAAatgtatgaaaataaaataaattattattataattaatcaattattcttttatatatatatatatatatatatatatatatatatatatatatatttgattatataaatgaagtttaaTATTTGGATATGTTTGATGAAAAATGATTATGAAATAAGAGTTTAATGGTGTCAATAAATCGAAAACTACTATTggtaagatttaaaaaaaaaaaaaaaaaaaacccactgGAGTTCAATTAAATGTAgtgaacaattatttttaacattgaaCATTTACATCTTCAAAAAATGAATtactcattattttattattcatgtaGTTGTGTAGTTTGTATTAAGTTCGTCTTCTATCTGGGTGGTAATTACAGAACCTcaattttatttcctatttttcCATTTACTTAATTTTCATTTGTGCTTTCAGCATGTCTGTAAATAAAATTGAGTTATAAAAAACCAAGATATGAAAATGTTTAAATCAAACAATACACAAGAGTTTACCAAATTTATTCTTAACAAGGGCTAgactttttaatcaaatttgtttCTTTCCTAAACAAATTCTGAaggatattaatattaaaaactcataatcatgcattaatatttataaaataaaataaaaattaaattgatgcgGATATTTTAAATTCACAAGAAAATTACTTGCGAATTTAAAATCTATAGGAAAATTATATGGGATTTATAATCTGCTGGAAAATTACTTGTGGATTTTAGATTCACCTGAAAATTACATGCAGAACTATTTGAGGATTTGAAACCTGCAGGAAACCTAGCTAGTTgagaatttttgaaataaaatttctacaAAGAAAATTGCTTGAGGATATTTTCGTGTGAAAATCTACTGAAAATTTCCTAAACTTCGACTTTTCTACAAAGCAATTTGCTGCAAATGGCAGGAAATTGATTATTGATGTCCGTATTACTTGGAAACCAAAATTTGTAAGAAAATTCGCacataagaaagaaaattatacCACTCCTCTTAGTcaatattatgttatttgaaGAGTGAATTAAGAATATTAATCAACAATAAAGGAAGTATTTTTTATCAAGAATACAAAGCTTTAGGATCCTCTCTTGTTCATTTCATTAAGTGGACGCACGCGCGCGGTCACCATGAGTTTTGAATATGCAAGGAATGAACTTCATGCACAGCTCTAGTTTGATCGCAGATTTTGCACATTAATTACCAAATATAATATCCAATACTCCTCgaagactctttttttttataaaattatttataccaTTTATTTTACGTATTCTCTATTAACATTTTTATCTCTCACCTAGTCTTTCTCTTGCttattttcttgtctttttttatatttttaaaatgaattcttcAAATTATAGCGTTGATTTTCAACTCTAAAAAACAATAAGCCACtgaaatgaatataaaacataaatttcataaaaaaatctaattatagaaatttatattttaatgaaaacaTTAATGTTGAAACTTTTAAGATTCGGGTTATAGCTTATACCcattcattttatataaatatatactctTTGTTTtgctagtaaaaaaaataatgttgaaaCTACATATTATGctaaagattttttatattaaatactttctgtctatatatatatatatatatatatatatatatattagttaattatttatttctaataataattagttgaGAATCTCATAGCTCATTTGATACAACTCGGGTTTAACTCTATCAAGAATTAGCTTTATGATTTGTTCAATTTCATTTAACTCCAAGGTCAAGGTCAAGGTCAAGGTCCACGGGTCTCTCCAAACAATAATGGCAGTGAGAGACGAGTGAGAGTAGCATTATATTTTGGACACATACATACAAGAAAATCTTGACAAATTCTTCGAAATTTAAACATGGATGCATTAATAAGGTTGACGGCACAGACTTTAATTATTGAGTTTTTCTAGTCCACAAGTCCAAAAGTGAGGAAGGATTATGGGTATAGTGAGTGAGATTGCTTATAATTAATTGTTCATTTACCTTTTACACACAATACTACAGAAAAAGTCAGTCAAAGACTAGTGAATAGTACCTTTGACAAGAACTAAAGTTTGTTTTAAGTAATATGTTGAACACTCTATTTATTTGTATGTTAGAATCGAACTTAGATTTGAGAAGTTTAATTACACCAACTCATGCATGACTTATATacctttttgataaaaatacatGCATGACTTATGCATGGAATATATGTAGATAATttgatacaaaaataaataactgaaaaatagaaataataaatagttaaattaatacGCAAAAAATTAGCTATATATGACCTGTTCAATTTCAATTAACACTAACAAGGATCAGGTCCACGAACATTGTCTTCCCCAAAACAATAATGCATGACAGTGAGAGTGACACTTAGATTGGACATATATACAAGACAACCTTGTCATTGAAATTTAAACCTGTATTAATCTTCACGGCATAGACTTTAATTAGTGAGCGGAACTGCTTCTATTTTACATTGTCCTTTAGCAAAGACTAATGAATAGTACCTGTGATAATAACTAAAGTTTGTTTCAAGATACGTGCAAGATTTTTGCATGAAATATATGAagataattaataacaaaaataaataacagaagaaaaattgaaataataaatccATAAAAAAAGCTCATTGGTAAGTTAAGTCACTATAATTTGCTGAGGATCTCAAAGTTCATTTGATACAACTCTGTGTATGTTAACGTAACCATCTTTTCCTCTCCCGTGCCCATGTAacacaaagaaattaaaataagagatataaatttaatctggtgggaaagaaagaagagaaagagagagaaattggATTCAAATTTTCCAACTAACAAAaatctaataatattaataattaatatttatggataaaaaaatcaaaatatttttcacactGGTAATAAATTTTCACCTTATACATGTAATCcaacaatattaattatgttcTGACTGATCgataaaaaaatccaataatattaaagttggaataattattattttcaattttgtaaatactAATTATATGAATTACACAATGACTTTGACTAGTCAAAGTCGCTGCATATCATGTGATTATATAAGGCAACCCTGTCAAAATCATTAGAATGTAttgcttgaataaaacttaCTATATATCAACACGGATATTAATGGAAGACTTCTCTTTTCCACAAGTCTAGATGTGTGGTGGACTTTTGATGAGTACATTCTATGAACCAACTAGTAATTATCTGAATTGCTACGTTTGCGAAATAAACAATAGAAAAAGCTGAACTCGAAGACTAATAAATAGACTTGtgataatcaataattaaatttctataatatatatatatatatatatatataaagatttaattatattttttattattaaattttctatttttgatgaattttactcttaacaaattaatttgacatattttacttctaatttttatgtttatcaaTGGATAAAtgacaagaaataaaatttataagtttcttaaaaattaagggtaaaatataatcattttaatttgttgggctaaaattcaccaaaaattaaaaaggttaaGGCAAAAAGTGCAATTAAGTGCGCCTTATATCAAATTGtggtttattaattttatttatttatataaattaaaatcaaaactaattttaacatatatttatataaattgtggTTAATCAATGTTACTCatttatatgtaaattaatttttccataaaaatgtggacattaaaatttttaaatggaaaataatacatgtgtttgaattttttaaaatattgttaaaatattaaagattttaataaaaactatatatttactattattattattattattattattattattattattgttgttgttgttgttgttgttgttgttgttattgttattattattattatctatcaAATGGCGTTTAATCACGATTACATGAAACACATTTTATGTCGATGTAAACATTAGTTGTTTGAAAATTTGTGGTAAATGGTGTTGTGCATTCTTAAAATTCAATGCAACTTCATAACA
This region of Glycine soja cultivar W05 chromosome 17, ASM419377v2, whole genome shotgun sequence genomic DNA includes:
- the LOC114391796 gene encoding rust resistance kinase Lr10-like, giving the protein MTEPPSVLPLQIMLILLLIKSGSSNNECGEWSCGSGQPPIRFPFKLIKGIKDECGYPGFCLYCTKKNETMLALSSVKLQVSYINYENHEIGLKDPENCLPHKFLQINDSLIHPYKFDDEAKTSKLSFFNCSSVEHQHLRNYEQSLSDSQDMISCPIYVSDLDDSVLSLDLTSCTKMFDIVTPVSAYGMQRNSLDLRWSEANCSQCKAKGKKCKWKNNRGDIECFDCKDKRKTIHVPKSFIYSAPGSILLGFVVIVVFKIIYHFRQKQEDQARVEKFLEEYRAEKPARFTYADVKRITGGFKEKLGEGAHGAVFRGKLSNEILVAVKILNNTEGEGKEFINEVEIMGKIHHINVVRLLGYCAEGIHRALVYNFFPNGSLQSFIFPPDDKQNFLGWEKLQNIALGIAKGIGYLHQGCNHPIIHFDINPHNVLLDDNFTPKISDFGLAKLCSKNPSLVSMTAARGTLGYIAPEVFSRNFGNVSYKSDIYSYGMLLLEMVGGRKNVDTSSAEDFHVLYPDWMHDLVHGDVHIHVEDEGDVKIARKLAIVGLWCIQWQPLNRPSIKSVIQMLESKEEDLLTVPPNPFHSSTSTIPSGFTSARLPLELEVIQE